From Candidatus Neomarinimicrobiota bacterium, the proteins below share one genomic window:
- a CDS encoding MotA/TolQ/ExbB proton channel family protein, whose translation MDFATILGIFMGLGLIFYGITLLTQDYQMFWSLPSLAIVLGGSLAATLIAFPLHEVGRVFKVIGIVFRKERRDMQILVRQIAELAAFARRGPTELEKHIEEVRHPFLKDGIQLVIDGYSDVDIREILTSRIVNREQREKGEVNVVKTMGKLSPAFGMIGTLIGLVVMLYGMSVSDASGDMAAQLGKGMGAAIVTTFYGAILANLFFNPAAAKIDSRIQKASMLQLMLIEGVCLLYHRKHPLIVREKLNSFLPPRDWIREEERKE comes from the coding sequence ATGGATTTTGCAACCATCTTAGGGATTTTTATGGGCCTGGGACTGATTTTTTATGGAATCACCCTGCTCACCCAGGATTACCAGATGTTCTGGTCCCTGCCCTCACTTGCCATCGTTTTGGGAGGATCCCTGGCCGCCACTTTGATTGCCTTTCCTCTTCATGAGGTGGGCCGTGTTTTTAAGGTGATAGGCATTGTCTTCAGAAAAGAACGGCGGGATATGCAAATACTGGTCCGCCAGATTGCGGAATTGGCGGCTTTTGCCCGGCGGGGCCCCACAGAACTGGAGAAGCACATCGAAGAGGTACGGCATCCCTTTTTGAAGGATGGCATCCAGCTTGTGATAGACGGCTACAGCGATGTTGATATCCGGGAAATTCTTACATCGAGGATTGTAAACCGGGAACAGCGAGAAAAAGGGGAAGTGAATGTGGTAAAAACCATGGGAAAATTATCCCCTGCCTTTGGAATGATTGGAACCCTTATTGGATTGGTCGTGATGCTCTATGGGATGAGCGTGAGCGACGCCTCAGGTGACATGGCTGCCCAGCTTGGGAAAGGCATGGGGGCTGCCATTGTGACCACCTTCTATGGAGCTATTCTTGCAAACCTCTTTTTCAATCCGGCTGCCGCTAAAATCGATTCGCGTATTCAGAAAGCATCTATGCTGCAACTGATGCTCATCGAAGGGGTCTGCCTTCTCTATCACCGGAAACATCCCCTTATTGTCCGGGAAAAACTGAATTCCTTTCTGCCGCCACGGGACTGGATCCGTGAAGAAGAACGTAAAGAGTGA
- the aroF gene encoding 3-deoxy-7-phosphoheptulonate synthase produces the protein MIIVMNPGAKDAQIEQISEHLHKLDLKIHKSQGEDHMILGVIGDISRVDIEKVKGFDGVNKIIRISESYKQCSRTFKPTNTIVHVGKVPFGSKEIAVIAGPCSVENEKMVHKLSREIKRYGAHVLRGGAYKPRSSPYTFQGLGEEGLKYLQDAAFASGIPCVSEVMAISDIDLFCKYVDALQVGARNMQNYSLLKALGSVDKPVILKRGISATVEEWLNAAEYIVNGGNSQVILCERGIRTFENSTRFTLDLSSVPVVKKLSHLPIIVDPSHAMGNRDLVVSMARAAVAAGADGIMVEVHDDPNNALSDGPQSLYPKQFNHLMKELHIISQVIGRGLLKK, from the coding sequence ATGATTATTGTCATGAATCCAGGGGCTAAAGACGCCCAGATCGAACAAATCTCCGAACATTTGCACAAACTGGATCTGAAAATTCACAAATCCCAGGGTGAGGATCACATGATCCTGGGTGTTATCGGTGATATTTCACGGGTCGATATTGAAAAAGTTAAGGGTTTTGACGGTGTAAACAAGATTATCCGGATATCCGAAAGTTACAAGCAGTGTTCCCGGACCTTTAAACCCACGAATACCATTGTTCACGTAGGGAAAGTACCCTTTGGAAGTAAGGAAATCGCCGTCATCGCCGGTCCCTGTTCCGTGGAAAATGAGAAAATGGTTCATAAGCTCTCCCGGGAAATCAAGCGGTACGGGGCTCATGTACTCCGGGGCGGCGCTTACAAACCCCGGTCATCCCCCTATACATTTCAGGGTTTGGGTGAAGAAGGACTGAAATACTTGCAGGATGCCGCTTTTGCATCAGGAATCCCCTGTGTTTCCGAAGTCATGGCCATATCGGATATTGACCTGTTTTGTAAATATGTGGATGCCCTGCAGGTAGGTGCCCGGAATATGCAGAATTACAGTCTTCTCAAAGCCCTGGGGTCCGTGGACAAGCCGGTGATCCTCAAGCGTGGTATTTCTGCTACTGTGGAAGAGTGGCTGAATGCTGCCGAGTATATTGTAAACGGTGGCAATTCACAGGTAATCTTATGCGAGCGGGGGATCCGGACATTTGAAAACTCCACCCGTTTTACCCTGGATCTTTCCTCCGTCCCTGTAGTGAAAAAATTATCCCATCTCCCTATCATTGTGGATCCAAGCCATGCTATGGGAAACCGGGATCTTGTGGTTTCCATGGCCCGGGCCGCCGTGGCTGCCGGAGCAGATGGTATTATGGTGGAAGTCCACGACGACCCCAACAATGCCCTCTCTGACGGTCCCCAATCCCTTTATCCCAAACAATTCAACCACCTTATGAAAGAGCTCCATATCATCAGTCAGGTGATCGGACGGGGATTGCTGAAGAAATGA
- the aroC gene encoding chorismate synthase — translation MKRIQCITAGESHGPALSVIIHGLPAGFRLNIDEINHQLSRRQKGYGRGGRMAIEKDQVEILSGLRNSMTLGSPLSCIIRNRDFENWKKVMDPVQADVSEKISIPRPGHADYAGMLKYKTDDLRNILERASARETAVRTLAGAVCRQFLENAGISLHSVVTRIGPAGVDPDDLPPVTEWNRAENSPVRCPDPKTEKRMMEVIDTARKEGDSLGGLFRIAVQNLPVGLGSHTQWNERLTSMIAAQILGIPAIRGIEFGLGFKTAEIPGSLVHDPFEIKDGNIIRSTNHSGGIEGGMSNGCDLIFSAVMKPIPTLAKPLASVDLKTGEKTSAHKERTDSCAVPAASVVAENVTAIPLLEAFLIKFGGDSWDETLKHRDASQ, via the coding sequence ATGAAACGAATCCAATGTATTACTGCCGGTGAAAGTCACGGACCAGCCCTCAGCGTGATTATCCATGGACTTCCGGCAGGATTTCGGTTGAATATAGATGAAATCAATCATCAGCTAAGCCGCCGTCAAAAAGGTTATGGGCGGGGCGGCCGGATGGCCATCGAAAAAGATCAGGTAGAAATCCTGTCCGGACTGAGAAACAGCATGACCCTGGGGAGTCCCCTCTCCTGTATCATCCGAAACCGTGATTTTGAAAACTGGAAAAAAGTTATGGATCCGGTTCAGGCGGATGTATCGGAAAAAATTTCAATTCCCCGCCCCGGTCATGCCGATTACGCAGGCATGCTGAAGTATAAAACCGACGATCTCCGGAATATTCTTGAACGGGCCAGTGCCCGGGAAACTGCAGTCCGGACTCTTGCCGGCGCCGTATGCCGACAGTTCCTGGAAAATGCCGGGATCTCGCTTCATTCTGTCGTCACGCGGATCGGCCCCGCCGGAGTGGATCCCGATGACCTGCCTCCTGTCACTGAATGGAATCGGGCAGAAAACTCTCCGGTTCGCTGTCCGGATCCAAAAACGGAAAAAAGAATGATGGAAGTTATTGATACCGCCCGGAAAGAGGGAGATTCTCTGGGTGGTTTGTTCCGAATTGCCGTCCAAAATCTGCCGGTCGGGCTGGGAAGTCACACACAATGGAACGAGCGCCTGACATCCATGATTGCCGCCCAGATCCTGGGCATCCCTGCCATTCGCGGAATCGAATTCGGCCTGGGTTTTAAAACTGCTGAAATCCCCGGAAGCCTTGTTCATGATCCCTTTGAAATAAAAGATGGGAACATCATTCGGAGCACCAACCACAGCGGTGGTATTGAAGGCGGCATGAGCAATGGGTGTGACCTGATTTTTTCTGCTGTGATGAAACCCATTCCCACCCTTGCCAAGCCACTGGCCAGTGTGGATTTGAAAACCGGGGAAAAAACCTCCGCACATAAAGAACGGACAGACAGTTGTGCCGTTCCCGCAGCCTCTGTAGTTGCTGAAAATGTCACAGCCATTCCACTCCTTGAAGCATTTCTTATAAAATTCGGCGGAGACAGCTGGGACGAAACCCTGAAGCACCGGGATGCATCTCAATGA
- the prf1 gene encoding peptide chain release factor aRF-1, whose amino-acid sequence MNSVTVIQSLQTLKTEGNPVTTVYLDVSTSQKLRNADIVVNNMFKQKKDKTFYKNLSDQEKVSVEKDVEGMIKFLKNQLGEERRSLMIVSSNRAYVWQVIHLGFSVENMMVIKDRPYLRPFLEGISHERNYAIVLVDQGKAKILMNHLGNKEELFNVVNLLPEDGNEGGFGGMDERKNERHREEIVAKHYKNVAAQLDVLDQKYHFDWIILGGLRESMSDFANYLRSGLKDKISREVPVDPNLSMDKVFHLVDKEIPGCRMDFEKNILNMFANEFHKNYKGVSGIRQTEEALQQGRVEMLMIQDGFQTKGRVCKWCLHMTTEEEDECPNCGHPMARTLDITDELIHMALDTGAKIEFISSDMGEFSPLCGLLRYKP is encoded by the coding sequence ATGAATTCAGTGACGGTAATTCAGTCTCTGCAAACCCTGAAAACTGAGGGAAATCCCGTAACAACGGTTTATCTTGACGTGTCAACATCCCAAAAGCTCCGGAATGCAGATATTGTGGTAAATAACATGTTTAAACAAAAAAAGGACAAAACATTTTATAAAAACCTTTCAGATCAGGAGAAAGTGTCGGTTGAGAAAGATGTGGAGGGTATGATCAAATTCCTCAAGAACCAGCTGGGGGAAGAGCGCCGGTCTTTGATGATCGTTTCATCCAACCGGGCGTATGTATGGCAGGTCATTCATCTGGGATTTTCCGTGGAAAATATGATGGTGATAAAGGATCGTCCTTATCTGCGACCTTTTCTGGAAGGTATCAGTCATGAGCGAAATTATGCCATTGTCCTGGTGGATCAGGGAAAGGCTAAGATTCTCATGAATCACCTCGGGAATAAGGAAGAACTTTTCAATGTGGTGAATCTGCTTCCTGAAGATGGAAATGAAGGTGGATTTGGTGGTATGGATGAGCGGAAAAATGAACGTCACCGGGAAGAAATTGTGGCCAAACATTATAAAAATGTAGCAGCTCAACTGGATGTTCTGGATCAGAAATACCATTTCGACTGGATCATTTTAGGCGGACTCCGGGAGAGTATGTCTGATTTTGCCAATTATCTCAGATCAGGCCTGAAGGATAAAATCAGCCGTGAAGTTCCGGTGGATCCCAATCTTTCCATGGATAAGGTTTTTCATCTTGTAGACAAAGAAATCCCGGGATGCCGAATGGATTTTGAGAAAAACATCCTGAACATGTTTGCCAATGAATTCCACAAGAACTACAAAGGGGTTTCCGGCATACGTCAGACGGAAGAAGCCCTTCAACAGGGACGGGTAGAAATGCTGATGATCCAGGATGGTTTTCAAACCAAAGGCAGGGTATGCAAATGGTGCCTGCACATGACAACGGAGGAAGAAGATGAATGTCCCAACTGCGGACATCCCATGGCCCGGACCCTGGATATTACCGACGAGCTGATTCACATGGCCTTGGATACAGGCGCAAAAATAGAATTTATCTCCTCGGATATGGGTGAATTCTCTCCCTTGTGCGGATTGCTTCGATATAAACCGTAA
- the aroB gene encoding 3-dehydroquinate synthase, with protein sequence MHKIRVDLHERSYPIYVKNESLPTVGSILKQLNINPQVVLVSSQNVSALYKDVVEKSLKNEGFQVQYILMPSGETNKNLKTVQYLYDTMLDLKMDRGSTVIALGGGVVGDTAGFLAATMYRGMNLVQIPTTLLAQVDSSIGGKVGINHARGKNLIGAIYQPKIVIVDPTVLKTLEFRQRVSGFGEVIKYGFIRDRIFTQFLLENFSDILTLKNLDHVNAAIIRAIEIKSFIVSADEHESNLRMVLNFGHTVGHAVEHTAGYGTYTHGEAVIIGMCAALKLSTDMGLLPVEIAQQYIQHLRRIPIPGSLKKYNTDRMYEAMTHDKKVRNGKIQFVLLQKIGDAVIRDDVPKSMIYETLEWVKDLQFVNNI encoded by the coding sequence ATGCATAAAATACGAGTAGACCTTCACGAACGCAGTTACCCCATCTATGTAAAGAACGAGAGCCTTCCCACGGTAGGAAGCATATTGAAACAATTAAATATCAACCCCCAGGTGGTATTGGTATCCAGTCAGAATGTTTCAGCTCTTTATAAGGATGTCGTGGAAAAATCGCTGAAAAATGAGGGCTTTCAGGTTCAGTATATTCTCATGCCCAGCGGAGAAACCAATAAAAACCTGAAGACGGTACAATATCTGTATGATACCATGCTGGATTTAAAGATGGACCGGGGATCCACTGTCATCGCCCTGGGAGGCGGGGTGGTGGGAGATACCGCCGGTTTTCTGGCCGCCACCATGTACCGTGGCATGAATCTGGTACAAATTCCCACAACCCTTTTGGCCCAGGTGGATTCTTCCATCGGCGGTAAAGTGGGCATCAACCATGCCCGGGGGAAAAACCTGATCGGTGCCATCTATCAGCCGAAAATTGTGATCGTTGATCCAACGGTCCTTAAAACCCTGGAGTTCCGCCAGCGTGTTTCCGGCTTTGGAGAGGTGATTAAATATGGATTTATCCGGGATCGCATTTTTACACAGTTTCTCCTGGAAAATTTTTCCGATATCCTGACTCTGAAAAACCTGGATCATGTAAACGCTGCGATTATCCGGGCCATTGAGATCAAATCTTTCATTGTATCGGCTGATGAACATGAAAGCAATTTACGGATGGTGTTGAATTTTGGTCATACCGTTGGTCATGCAGTGGAACATACAGCCGGTTACGGAACCTACACCCACGGCGAGGCGGTGATTATCGGCATGTGTGCTGCTTTAAAACTTAGTACCGACATGGGGCTTCTTCCCGTGGAAATCGCCCAGCAGTATATTCAGCATCTCCGGCGAATTCCCATTCCCGGATCCCTGAAAAAATACAATACCGACCGAATGTACGAAGCCATGACACACGATAAAAAAGTACGGAATGGCAAAATCCAGTTTGTTCTTCTACAAAAGATCGGTGACGCTGTGATCCGGGATGATGTCCCCAAATCTATGATTTATGAAACCCTTGAATGGGTAAAGGACCTACAGTTTGTCAACAATATCTGA
- the aroQ gene encoding type II 3-dehydroquinate dehydratase, with amino-acid sequence MSTISEKRLKILVLHGPNLNLLGHRDPRHYGHLTLDKLNTLIRKRARELDVDVKFYQTNHEGDLVTLLQRQRKYVDGILINPAAYTHTSIAIRDAIELIKIPVVEIHLSDIQSREPFRRESMIRDVCLATFAGKKEQSYLEGLEFLVGRLKSPGL; translated from the coding sequence TTGTCAACAATATCTGAAAAGAGACTCAAAATTCTTGTACTTCATGGCCCTAATTTGAATCTCCTGGGGCACAGGGATCCCAGACACTATGGCCATTTGACACTGGACAAGCTGAATACGCTCATCCGAAAGAGGGCACGGGAACTGGATGTAGATGTGAAGTTTTATCAGACCAATCACGAGGGGGATCTGGTAACACTGTTGCAGCGGCAACGGAAATATGTGGACGGCATCCTGATAAATCCGGCTGCATATACCCATACCAGCATTGCCATCCGGGATGCCATTGAGCTGATAAAAATCCCGGTGGTGGAAATCCATTTATCTGATATTCAATCCCGCGAACCCTTCCGCCGTGAATCCATGATCCGGGATGTGTGCCTTGCCACATTTGCCGGAAAAAAAGAACAGAGTTACCTGGAAGGTCTGGAATTTCTCGTAGGCCGGCTGAAATCCCCGGGTTTGTAA
- a CDS encoding shikimate kinase: MIIFLTGMMGTGKTKVGQALAETIKCPFVDLDLYLEKKTGKRIPDIFRTEGEAAFRKLEREIKHDPVPNTPDLVIATGGGFPLDEGNREWMQSTGVVIWLQAEPQTILNRIQTSDNRPMLPRPLRLAHIESILEKRTFVYKQANYYIQTDGKSIRDIVLEILEKVEKNHA, translated from the coding sequence ATGATCATCTTTCTGACAGGTATGATGGGAACAGGCAAAACCAAAGTAGGTCAGGCCCTGGCAGAAACCATCAAGTGCCCCTTTGTGGATCTGGACCTGTACCTGGAAAAAAAAACGGGGAAACGTATTCCGGACATTTTCAGGACAGAAGGTGAAGCTGCTTTCCGGAAACTGGAACGGGAGATTAAACATGATCCTGTTCCCAATACACCTGATTTGGTAATCGCTACAGGTGGTGGTTTTCCACTGGACGAAGGAAACCGGGAATGGATGCAATCCACAGGAGTGGTTATCTGGCTGCAGGCAGAACCCCAAACGATCCTGAATCGTATTCAAACGAGTGATAACAGACCGATGCTGCCCCGGCCACTCCGGCTTGCTCACATTGAGAGTATTCTGGAGAAACGGACTTTTGTTTATAAACAAGCGAATTATTATATTCAAACTGACGGAAAAAGCATCCGGGACATTGTCCTCGAAATCCTAGAAAAAGTAGAAAAGAACCATGCATAA
- the aroA gene encoding 3-phosphoshikimate 1-carboxyvinyltransferase, giving the protein MIENTCQITPAERVRGNITLPGDKSISHRALIFAAIARGKSKIRYLNTGVDVLSTIACLQKVGVHFQLGRYTVNVKSPGLHGWTGEDKTAFNCGNSGTTTRLLAGLLPGQSFESVLYGDESLSRRPMGRIIEPLSKMNALFNSTDGHLPLTIFPSKLKGIRYTLPVASAQVKSAILLAGLLAEGKTHVTEPVQCRDHTERMMKMLGIPIFKKKNTWTVHALKRPIPGFEYNVPADPSSAAFWVAAALLLHKSRIVLSNVSLNPTRIAFLRLLQKAGADIRCSEETRSHEPYGDIVVKSSELQGFSISSRNIPGLIDEIPILALIATQAKGMTRIRGARELRVKESDRIATTVACLKTLGAEIEEHEDGMTIHGPTPLHGGTVKAYMDHRIAMTMAIAGLIASDPVNIEDYSVVDISYPDFFSTLEKIRQ; this is encoded by the coding sequence ATGATTGAAAATACCTGCCAAATAACACCCGCCGAACGGGTCCGTGGAAACATTACCCTTCCGGGGGACAAATCCATCAGTCACCGGGCTTTGATTTTTGCTGCTATTGCCAGGGGAAAATCCAAAATCCGTTACCTGAATACCGGAGTGGATGTCCTTTCTACCATCGCCTGTCTGCAAAAAGTGGGAGTCCATTTCCAACTGGGCCGATATACCGTCAATGTAAAGAGCCCGGGGTTACACGGCTGGACCGGAGAGGATAAAACGGCTTTCAATTGCGGCAATTCCGGAACCACCACCCGACTCCTGGCAGGACTTCTTCCCGGACAGTCCTTTGAGTCGGTACTGTATGGTGACGAATCACTGTCCCGCAGACCCATGGGACGGATTATTGAGCCCCTGTCGAAAATGAATGCCCTTTTTAACAGCACTGATGGCCATCTGCCATTAACCATTTTCCCTTCAAAACTCAAGGGAATCCGCTATACCCTGCCGGTGGCCAGTGCTCAGGTCAAATCCGCCATTTTGCTGGCAGGGCTATTGGCTGAAGGAAAAACCCATGTGACTGAACCGGTCCAGTGCAGGGATCATACGGAACGGATGATGAAAATGTTGGGTATTCCTATCTTCAAAAAGAAAAACACGTGGACGGTTCATGCTCTGAAAAGGCCGATCCCAGGGTTTGAATACAATGTACCCGCCGATCCTTCATCGGCAGCATTTTGGGTAGCAGCGGCTCTTTTATTGCATAAAAGCCGTATCGTGCTGAGCAATGTCAGTCTGAACCCTACCCGTATTGCCTTTCTCCGGCTTCTGCAGAAAGCCGGGGCAGACATCCGCTGCAGTGAAGAGACAAGAAGCCATGAACCCTACGGCGATATTGTAGTTAAAAGTTCAGAACTCCAGGGATTTTCCATTTCCTCCAGAAACATCCCAGGCCTTATTGATGAAATCCCCATACTGGCCCTCATTGCCACCCAGGCAAAAGGCATGACGCGCATCCGAGGGGCCCGGGAACTTCGGGTCAAAGAAAGTGACCGGATCGCCACAACCGTTGCCTGTTTGAAAACCCTGGGTGCCGAAATTGAAGAACACGAGGATGGCATGACAATCCACGGCCCCACCCCCCTTCACGGCGGGACAGTCAAAGCTTATATGGACCACCGGATTGCCATGACGATGGCCATTGCCGGGTTGATTGCTTCGGACCCGGTGAATATCGAAGATTACTCGGTTGTGGATATCAGTTATCCGGATTTCTTCAGCACCCTTGAAAAAATCCGGCAGTAA
- a CDS encoding secondary thiamine-phosphate synthase enzyme YjbQ, producing the protein MKSLTKHLTFNIPARMDFVNITGQVEDLVRESGIQEGLCLVNAMHITASVFINDDEPGLHQDYKRWLEKLAPFDPGTDLYAHNRTGEDNGDAHHKRQIMGREVVVAITNGRLDFGPWEQIFYGEFDGRRPKRVMVKIIGE; encoded by the coding sequence ATGAAATCACTGACAAAACACCTTACATTTAACATTCCTGCAAGGATGGATTTTGTAAATATAACCGGACAGGTGGAAGATCTGGTTCGTGAGTCAGGCATACAGGAAGGTTTGTGCCTGGTTAATGCCATGCACATAACCGCCTCTGTTTTCATTAATGATGACGAGCCGGGACTTCATCAGGATTATAAACGCTGGCTGGAAAAACTGGCTCCCTTTGATCCGGGTACGGATCTCTACGCTCACAACCGGACTGGAGAAGATAATGGCGATGCCCACCACAAGCGGCAAATCATGGGACGTGAAGTCGTTGTAGCCATCACAAACGGCCGCCTTGATTTCGGTCCATGGGAACAGATTTTTTACGGTGAATTTGACGGGCGCAGACCTAAACGGGTTATGGTGAAAATAATAGGAGAATAA
- a CDS encoding OmpA family protein: MEETKKKLPLPPEETDTEEWLVTYSDIMTLLMTFFVLLFSMSTIDPVKIEQFGEAMGKELGVKTSERTGRVSLAQIDQDVKEIVNEENLNEYVEVTHSYRGVTISIVADILFTRGSAELNPQVYPILDKFIPKIKNSIYQIAVEGHTDSDPIHSDKYPSNWELSAARASQVVNYYISQGIDPERFRAIGFAHTRPKKPNTSPEYKSQNRRVEITFLAIS, translated from the coding sequence ATGGAAGAAACAAAGAAAAAATTACCCCTTCCTCCGGAAGAAACCGATACGGAAGAGTGGCTTGTTACCTATTCGGATATCATGACACTCCTCATGACCTTTTTTGTCCTGCTTTTTTCCATGTCTACGATCGATCCTGTAAAAATTGAACAGTTTGGTGAGGCCATGGGAAAGGAACTGGGGGTCAAAACCTCTGAAAGAACCGGTCGGGTCTCCCTGGCTCAGATTGACCAGGATGTAAAGGAGATTGTGAACGAAGAGAATCTGAACGAGTACGTGGAAGTCACCCATTCCTACAGAGGGGTCACCATCTCCATTGTAGCCGATATTCTCTTTACCCGGGGCAGTGCCGAGCTGAATCCACAGGTTTATCCAATCCTGGATAAATTTATTCCGAAAATTAAAAATTCCATTTATCAGATTGCGGTGGAAGGACATACAGACAGTGACCCCATCCATTCGGATAAATATCCGTCTAACTGGGAATTGTCGGCGGCCAGGGCTTCTCAGGTCGTCAATTATTATATTTCACAGGGCATTGATCCGGAACGGTTCAGGGCCATCGGTTTTGCCCATACCCGGCCCAAAAAACCCAATACAAGTCCGGAATACAAGAGCCAGAACCGCCGGGTAGAAATCACATTCCTGGCAATATCTTAA